tttattcgttcattcattttatcctttattcGTCAGATGCTTACTGTCTATCTGTGGGGCCAGGCACCAGGAACCAGCAGAGAACAAACAGATGCAGGCCTTCTTCTTGTGGAGCTGAAAGTCTGTGTCTAGATCCTTCTTTTCTCAGTACAAGCACTTCCAGCCTTTCCAACTCTTTCTCACGAGTCTCAGTGTCCAGCCCCTTGCATCCTGCCTcccttctgcctccccagtaTGTATCCTGATTGCCCAAGTCCCTCCCAAAAAGAGGTATCCAAACTGGTCCCATACTTCCTGGGGTCTTGCCAAGAGGTTGAGATCTAGTAGAAGGACACATCTTGAATTGGGTCATGCTTTCTATCTGGTTTCAAGGTGCTTAACATCCAACCTTTGCCTTTTCAGCTCCTGCCCTCCACTGACTCCAGAGAGGGAGATCCCCAGTACTTGACTCCATCACGCAGATGGGAGCAGGCACCAGCTATGGAGAGGGATACAGCTGCGTCTCCACATGACCCATCCTGCATGACACCAAAGCCACCGCCAGACAGTGCCTCGGATTCTATGCAAAACCTGGGAAGCGGAGACCTACCCCAGCCCCGGGAGGAAGCTAGCTCTTCAGGGGACCGTCTGAGGACTGGAGTTTGATCCATGAACCTGGCTTCGAGGccttgcttttctctcttcttcattcATATTCATTCCCAACACCTTAGAAGGTGTTGCTTAATTTATTTCTAGAAAAGCAGCCCAGAGTCAGTCATTGAAGCCTTCCCCACcccctggccaaaaaaaaaaaaaaaaaaaaactggacacaTTTTGGATCTGTTGGGAGCTTGGAGTCCAGTGGTTGGCATAGTTGTCACATTGGGAGCAGAGAAGAAGCAACCAGGGGCCCTGATCAGGGGACTGAGCCGTAGAGTCCCAGGATGGCACCCAATGGCACAGCCTCTTCCTTTTGCCTGGACTCTACCGCATGCAAGATCACCATCACCGTGGTCCTTGCGGTCCTCATCCTCATCACCGTTGCTGGCAATGTGGTCGTCTGTCTGGCCGTGGGCTTGAACCGCCGGCTCCGCAACCTGACCAATTGTTTCATCGTGTCCTTGGCTATCACTGACCTGCTCCTCGGCCTCCTGGTGCTGCCCTTCTCTGCCATCTACCAGCTGTCCTGCAAGTGGAGCTTTGGCAAGGTCTTCTGCAATATCTACACCAGCCTGGATGTGATGCTCTGCACAGCCTCCATTCTTAACCTCTTCATGATCAGCCTCGACCGGTACTGCGCTGTCATGGACCCACTGCGGTACCCTGTGCTGGTCACCCCAGTTCGGGTCGCCATCTCTCTGGTCTTAATTTGGGTCATCTCCATTACCCTGTCCTTTCTGTCTATCCACCTGGGGTGGAACAGCAGGAACGAGACCAGCAAGGGCAATCATACCACCTCTAAGTGCAAAGTCCAGGTCAATGAAGTGTACGGGCTGGTGGATGGGCTGGTCACCTTCTACCTCCCGCTACTGATCATGTGCATCACCTACTACCGCATCTTCAAGGTCGCCCGGGATCAGGCCAAGAGGATCAATCACATTAGCTCCTGGAAGGCAGCCACCATCAGGGAGCACAAAGCCACAGTGACACTGGCCGCCGTCATGGGGGCCTTCATCATCTGCTGGTTTCCCTACTTCACCGCGTTTGTGTACCGTGGGCTGAGAGGGGATGATGCCATCAATGAGGTGTTAGAAGCCATCGTTCTGTGGCTGGGCTATGCCAACTCAGCCCTGAACCCCATCCTGTATGCTGCGCTGAACAGAGACTTCCGCACCGGGTACCAACAGCTCTTCTGCTGCAGGCTGGCCAACCGCAACTCCCACAAAACTTCTCTGAGGTCCAACGCCTCTCAGCTGTCCAGGACCCAAAGCCGAGAACCCAGGCAACAGGAAGAGAAACCCCTGAAGCTCCAGGTGTGGAGTGGGACAGAAGTCACGGCCCCCCAGGGAGCCACAGACAGGTAATAGCCCTAGCCATTGGTGCACAGGATGGGGGCAATGGGAGGGGATGCTACTGATGGGAATGATTAAGGGAGCTGCTGTTTAGGTGGTGCTGGTTTATGTTCTAGGAACTCTTCATGAGCACTTTGTAAACACCCTCTTGCTTAATCCTCCCAACGGCCCCCAAAGGTAGAACTTAGCTCCCTTTTAAAAGGAGCACATTAAAATTCTCAGAGGACTTGGCAAGGGCCGCACAGCTGGGGCCTGAAGAGCGGTCACCTGACTTCGGAACTCGCAAGCCCTTTTTCCCAGCTACGTGGTCCTTACAATTAGAAGTCTTATGTTTGAAGCCTGACTGCCACTGAGGAGTCGTAAGTGTTCAACCAACCCCTCCAGGATAGCACTCAAGTAACCATGTCACCAATGCTGCCACTTGacgggcctgttgtggggttaaATGAGAAACTCAGCTCAGttcagcatttattgagcacctgctatgcatCAGCTCTTACCGTGGGGGGGGTGTAAGTTGGTGGGGAAAGAGGCCAGTGGAGTCAGAAAGGTGGGGCCTTGAAGGCGGCTGAGTTTGGGCATGATACTGTAGATTTTAGGAAAGGTGAAAGAGTTAGAAGCAAGGGAAAGGGTAACTTAAGCAGATCTATGCCTTGGAAAGAGGGCTCTGGGTACCCCTAAGATGTGGACCAGAGGATGAGACTGTAGACGAGGGGGTTGTGGCACTGACTcatgagagaggaaagagaggaaagcaaAATCAAGGAGGCCATAGATCTTAAAAGCTTGCAGACTCTGGGATGTTCAGAGTGCGGGAGATGCAAGGGAGGACAACAGGATTTCCCCTCCCAGAGGGCACCAGGCGGAAAAGATGTATAGAATCAGAATGAGATTTGGATAAATTCACTGGTGACAAAGCCAATGCAGGATCTTAAGGGAAACCACACCAAAGACCTGAGTGGCACCGAGGAAGCTCGCTGTGAGGAGAGACAGCTTACTGGTCTGGGCTTTAGCTGCTGAAAAGAGCAAATGAAAGAATGCTCAGAGgatacctggcacatagaagttgctcaataaatgttgctttcctttctcttcccacaGACCATGGCTTTGCCTTCCAGAATGCTGGTCTGTGGAACtgacccattcattcattcatttgttcattcattcatttgcaaaCATTCATCCAATTCCCACCACATGCCAGGAATTATGATGAATACTGGGGATGTAGAAATGAGATTTTTTGGGTTTATGGTGATGAAGTTACAGAAAATCAATGGCACAGCCCTGGTCTCAGCTCTGCCGTCACTCAACTTGTATCTTGAGCAAGTTCCTCCCCatctcaggcctcagtttcctcatcgcATAGAGAGTTGGTCTTCCCTCACCGGGCTTCCTACTTGCCCTCCAGAGTTGCCTGAAGCTCACATGAGCGAAGGGACATGAACATGCTCTGCCATCTCCCAATAGGACATAAGTCCACGCTGGAGCGCTGAGCATCAGACTCAAGAAAAGCTTGCGTGGATATTGCAGACCCACCAACAAGGGCTCCAGGTTCTGGAGTTGTGGAGGCAAAACTGCCTAGTGAGAACCCTACATATTCCCTCTGGTCCTTGCAGCTGCCACCCCCATTCCCAGGGGTGGAGTGTCCCTCCATAGACTTGGATCCTGGGCCCTCTGCTCCTTCACCACTGTCCATCTGAAGCAAGCCTGGTTGCTCCGGCACTGAACTGTGGCCTCGGGCCCTGGACCCTGCCCCTCAAATCCACCCTCCAAGTGCACACCTGGAAACTTCCGCTTCCAGTCCTGATGGGTAAAACGCCCACCTACCATATCCTTGCGCAATCTCTTATTCAGGAGGCAGCTGGAGTGCAAAGCTGACTTAGTTCACAAAGTATAAAAAAATACAGGGATGTGGTTCAGCTAGAAGGTGGTTGCCACTCTTGGGTTTAGTCTTGTATATCACTTTGTGCTGCCGTTACTTGTTTGAGCCCTGGGTTAATAAGCCGCCTTTTCAGTTGAGTCCTTAAGGGAActtattcattcaataagcaCTTAACAACAATAGCTAACATTCATTGAGCATCCACTACTGGCCCGTTTCAGATGTCTGACATTGTTTCTAGGCATTAGTTGCTCTTCAGGGGCATCCTACTCCCACCCCTGCACCAAGTGCTAAGGGCACAAAGTGAGATAGAGCATCTTCCACCCTGTGCCACCCTCGGCCACCTGCAATTGCTCATGGTCTAGTTAAGAAGCTGACTGGTCAGATTCAGAGCCACACATGCCAAGGATTGAAGCCCAGATGGGGCTGGCGCATGGGCCCGGGAGCCCATCCCGGAGAGGAGACCTCTGAGCTTTTAAATGCAAACGAGAAAGACCCTTTCATCCAAGGCAGGGCTGGACCCTTGAGACTCAGGGCCTCACTTCATCCTCCACACAACCCTGTGAAGCAGGGACTTGCTTAATCTCCACTTTAtaggtgggaaaactgaggcacacagaagtCAAGTAAACTGCCCCAAGGGATACAACCCAAAGTTGCGATCTGAGCAACAACAGAAATAGCAGCGCCTGCCGCAGACTGTCCTCCAGGCTCCCGGCATGCTGCAGGGTATGAGTGTCCATCTCCTGCTCTGATCCTCGTGGGCACCCTGGGTGGGAGGCTGTGAAGAAACCAGGGCCAGCAGAGAGGTGGTGCCTCCCAGGGTCATGCATGCAGCCGTGGAGGCAGGGCCAGATCCGAGTCCAGAGCCCATGCTCCTGGAGATCACGGCTATGGTCTGTCCTCCAGCCCCCAGGAGCAGGGGCAGAGGGCTTTGGCAGAGAAGGGTGGGGGAGCCAGTCAGAGGGCCCCACACTGTGGTTGAGGGCATGGAGGGCGGAGGGAGCCAAGAACAGCCAGAGGTTGATATTCCCACCAAGACTGCCAGGGCGATCAGGGCCTCGTGTGTCCCTCGATAAGCTCGGCTGCCAGTTTCCCTGCTGGCTGATAGCATGTCCTCCAGCTCTCCGTCTGGGGACAAACCCGCACTGACCCAGAGCCGTTATCACTGCCAAGATTGGGCTGTCTGCCTGAGCCAAGAATTCCGAAGGGAACGGAGCCAGCCTgccctgggtggggtgggggcaccGTCGGCCAAGGGGTGACTCCAGAAGATAGAGTGGCCAAGCTGGCTGGTCCTCCCTTCCCTGTGGCCAACCAGCAGCCACCCCACAATGTTCCTGCCCAGCCTCTATGAGTGCTCTTTGCAGCACACTCAGGGCAGCTCACCCCACAGTCAGGGGCCCCGGCTGGTCCCACCATTCGAGAACCTGCTGGCTGCCTTATGGGCAGACACCATCCGCCCCTTCCTGACCCCTACTGTCCACCCCTCATCACCTCTCCCCTGCCTCCTCTCAGATACCCCTGCTCCCAGCCGCTCCCTGTCTGCTCCATCACTCACAGTGAGCTCCCTAAATTATGAATCTCAGTGTAGTGCCCCTGCTCAggaccctcctctgcctcccacggCCGCCTGCACATAGGTAGCCCTGTGTCcatttcctgtggctgccataacaCATCCCCACCAGCCTAGTGGCCAAACACAACACACGTTATTCCGTTGCAGTTCAGGAGGCCAGatgtctgagatcaaggtgttagcagggctggttccttctgaaggcttCCAGAGAGCCTCCCTTTCCTTTACCTTTCCCCACTTGTAGGCAGCCTGCATGCCTTGGCTCAGGGCCCCTCTCACATCACTCCAGCCTTTTGCTTCCAAGGTCACGTCACCTTCTGCTCTGCTGTAGTCAGCTCTCTCCCTCTACCTCCTTGTTAGAAAGACACTCGCAATTGCACGGAGGCCCGCCTGGGTAACCCATGCTACTCTCGAGCCTCAGCTCAAATTCCATAATGTCATCGAaactgcaaagtcccttttgccgcGTAAGGTAACGTTCTcaagggattaggatgtggacacatttgggggccattattcagcctccCACAAGTCCCAACCCTCTGGCCCGTCCTGATTTGGTCCCTGCCCCCTGTCCTGCTGCCTTTCCTGCCacctccccaggcccagccacCATCCTCTGCCCCAGCCAGAATAAACCACCCAGAGCTCAGTGAGAAGCATTTACCAAGGACTTGCCACCTGCCAGCACTGTTTGCAGTAGAGCAGTGAGAAAGGCTGAGGCCCTCTTCTCATAGGAATGTTACTCTACAGCAGGCGTTGTCACGGCGTGGCCCCCGCCAGCAGGGGACTCCCAGAAACAGAGGAGCTGGCCTGGGCCGCCAGCCTTAAtgagtggcagagctaggatttgagcCCGAGTCTCTCTGATCCCAAAGCCTAGACTCTAGGACGAAATGCTGTCTGGATTTGAACTTGGTCCTGTTTTTGACTATCACCCCAGTGCTAGCCCTACAGATACCAGATagggaaaatgaggcacagggaGGCAAGTGACCCGTCTGAGGTGTGAAGCAAGCTCaggagaggctgggaggagaaCCCTGTGTTTCTGGACCCCTGCCGAGGTCTCTTTGAGCCCTTTCCCCACCCATTCTCTTGTTCATGGTAATCTCCCAAGGCAGGAGATAATATTCATTAGCACCTGGGCTATCCCAGTCTCCGGGCGTGGCCCTTCCTCATGCCTGCACAGTCCCTGGGCCTTTGCCTGTGGCTTCAATACTCCTGATGCCTGGAGGGCTCCAGTCACAGCTGGTGCCTCCCCACTCCTTCCAGCTCTTCTTCTGTCCCTCAATCAGCCCAGCATCCCAACTGGCCCCTGACTAGCTCTCTGAATTTGCTCTCCTTCCGTCTGAGAGGTTTTCAGGCATAAATTGGATTATACTCCACTTCTCCTATTGCTTAGAGTAAAACACCAAATTCTTATCCCTGTCTCCAAGGCCCTGCCCTGCCACGAcctcctctcctgcccctctGGCCCCCCTCAGCCCACATGGTGTCTAACCCCATGCAGGCTCCCCTCAGCCCAGGCCCCCTTCTTCCCCCTCTTGACTTACTTATCCTATTGGTTTAACGTCTGCTCCCCCTAGATCATAAGCTCCATAGGACAGGTCCCTGTCTGTGTTGTTCACTACTGGACCCTAACAcgtggcactgtgcctggcacagaacaggCCCAGGAATATTgctgattgaataaatgaatgagtggatgtcTTGTTATAGGCCCCCAGGAACCCTGAGAAGTGAACCCACCCCCACTGTAGAGATTAGGAAACCACATCTGTAAGAGGGAAGTTCCAGAAACCTCGTAAGAACTCAGAGATTCCTGCTTCCCCTTTTTAGCTTGGATGTCACAATAAGTCTCCCTCCAAATACTGGCATCAGAGGCAGGCTTCCTGGCAGAATCCAGTACCAGCTCTGAATCATAGAACCTCGGGGTGGGAACAGACTAACCCCTCTCCAACTCCAGCACAGATGCGGGAAGGTGGTGCAACTTCTGCCCAATAGCACAGACAGCAAGCTTCTGAGTCAGGATGGGAATCCGGAGTTCCCAACAACCTGGACTGCATCCACAGCATCACCACGGCGTGTCCTGGTTTGGCCAGAAGTCAGGGGCACAGCTTGAGGAGCAAGGCTGACTTTGTCTTTTGCTCCAAATCCAATCTCAGAAGATGAGGCTGCAACCATGTGTCTGATACACACGCTTCTGAAGAAGAGCTGTTGCCCAGAAGATCAGTTTCCTTAAGGGTCAGAATGTGTTCACCCCTTCAAGAGCCCCAGCTTGTTAACTTATACATCCAGCTTAGTGAAATGCTCCCTTTAGCACATGGTTTCAGCGTTCCTGCCCGGCCTCTATGAGTGCACTTTGCATTACACCCAGGGCAGCTCACCCCACAGTCAGGGGCCCCAGCTGGCCCCGCCACTCGGGAACCTGCTGGCTGCCTTGTGAAGCTGCTGCCCCATCTCACAGCTGCTGGGGGTGCTCTCCTGGGGTGTTGGAGGGTGGGTCTGCCTAGTATGAGCCATGGCCACACCATTTACAGGTTTGAtaacctcaggcaagtcactctCCAGTCTGAGCTGCAGCTTCCTTACTGTAAAATGCTGATAATCATCAGGCTTCCACGGAAAATCAGAAAAGGTGTAAGGGGCGCAGACATTTAGCATCATTCCTGGCATGTGACAGGTACTTCAGCAAACGAGAATTTTCATTCCTCACCAtctatctctttttcttgttcctgtctgtctgcctgcctgcctgcctgcctttttctttctttccattttattataaCAGTTTTATCAAGCTACATTTGACATATTATAGGATTCACCCGTTTAAAGTGGACAGTTGGGTGGTTTCTAGTATATTCATGGAGTTGTGCATCC
The genomic region above belongs to Homo sapiens chromosome 5, GRCh38.p14 Primary Assembly and contains:
- the HRH2 gene encoding histamine H2 receptor isoform X2, translated to MAPNGTASSFCLDSTACKITITVVLAVLILITVAGNVVVCLAVGLNRRLRNLTNCFIVSLAITDLLLGLLVLPFSAIYQLSCKWSFGKVFCNIYTSLDVMLCTASILNLFMISLDRYCAVMDPLRYPVLVTPVRVAISLVLIWVISITLSFLSIHLGWNSRNETSKGNHTTSKCKVQVNEVYGLVDGLVTFYLPLLIMCITYYRIFKVARDQAKRINHISSWKAATIREHKATVTLAAVMGAFIICWFPYFTAFVYRGLRGDDAINEVLEAIVLWLGYANSALNPILYAALNRDFRTGYQQLFCCRLANRNSHKTSLRSNASQLSRTQSREPRQQEEKPLKLQVWSGTEVTAPQGATDRNSS
- the HRH2 gene encoding histamine H2 receptor isoform 1 (isoform 1 is encoded by transcript variant 1), producing the protein MAPNGTASSFCLDSTACKITITVVLAVLILITVAGNVVVCLAVGLNRRLRNLTNCFIVSLAITDLLLGLLVLPFSAIYQLSCKWSFGKVFCNIYTSLDVMLCTASILNLFMISLDRYCAVMDPLRYPVLVTPVRVAISLVLIWVISITLSFLSIHLGWNSRNETSKGNHTTSKCKVQVNEVYGLVDGLVTFYLPLLIMCITYYRIFKVARDQAKRINHISSWKAATIREHKATVTLAAVMGAFIICWFPYFTAFVYRGLRGDDAINEVLEAIVLWLGYANSALNPILYAALNRDFRTGYQQLFCCRLANRNSHKTSLRSNASQLSRTQSREPRQQEEKPLKLQVWSGTEVTAPQGATDRPWLCLPECWSVELTHSFIHLFIHSFANIHPIPTTCQEL
- the HRH2 gene encoding histamine H2 receptor isoform 2 (isoform 2 is encoded by transcript variant 5) is translated as MAPNGTASSFCLDSTACKITITVVLAVLILITVAGNVVVCLAVGLNRRLRNLTNCFIVSLAITDLLLGLLVLPFSAIYQLSCKWSFGKVFCNIYTSLDVMLCTASILNLFMISLDRYCAVMDPLRYPVLVTPVRVAISLVLIWVISITLSFLSIHLGWNSRNETSKGNHTTSKCKVQVNEVYGLVDGLVTFYLPLLIMCITYYRIFKVARDQAKRINHISSWKAATIREHKATVTLAAVMGAFIICWFPYFTAFVYRGLRGDDAINEVLEAIVLWLGYANSALNPILYAALNRDFRTGYQQLFCCRLANRNSHKTSLRSNASQLSRTQSREPRQQEEKPLKLQVWSGTEVTAPQGATDRKPALSCTTCSSNLLSCCKSLWGLRFLQRHMGGPSEELSGEPLSEEPQKRPPQKAVRTLPSEAV